In the Dioscorea cayenensis subsp. rotundata cultivar TDr96_F1 chromosome 12, TDr96_F1_v2_PseudoChromosome.rev07_lg8_w22 25.fasta, whole genome shotgun sequence genome, one interval contains:
- the LOC120273477 gene encoding probable polyamine transporter At3g13620: MDQEIQLHTTPTPQPPSSTSPTTKPQTKTNLTLLPLIFIIYFQVSGGPYGAENTVHAAGPLLSLAGFLLIPFLCSLPEALITSELTSAFSSSDSGFVLWALQAFNSPFTASFTGFLKLLSSTINCATFPNLCSDYLSSTFPSLTSGAHRSLFITLLILLLSFINFTGLTVVGYFAIALGIISLLPFVLMTFMASPAVVPARWTAVRKKVDWGLYLNTLFWNLNYWDNASTLAGEVQDPQRTFPVAMLVAGVLTCVSYFVPLLAVTGALAVSDDQWSDGFFADAAGMIGGKWLKIWTQAGAVLSAIGLYEAQLSSNTFQLLGMAELGLLPKALSKRSKWFNTPWLSILVSTLITLTISFLSFSDIIAAANFLYSLGMLIEFAAFIRLRIKLPELKRPYKVPMGIAGVVSMCTVPSVILVFLMVVSGWRVWLLSVALMFMAVGLYFCMVFCRSKGCFKFSTDVSLEVNSVEGLKVNHVNL; this comes from the exons ATGGACCAAGAAATCCAACTCCACACCACTCCCACCCCACAACCACCATCTTCAACCTCTCCAACAACAAAACCCCAAACAAAAACTAACCTCACACTCCTtcctctcatcttcatcatctactTCCAAGTCTCCGGCGGCCCCTACGGCGCCGAGAACACCGTCCACGCCGCCGGCCCTCTCTTATCCCTTGCTGGCTTCCTCCTCATTCCCTTCCTCTGCAGCCTCCCTGAAGCTCTCATCACTTCCGAGCTCACCTCTGCCTTCTCCTCCTCCGACTCTGGCTTTGTTCTCTGGGCTCTCCAAGCCTTCAACTCCCCCTTCACCGCCTCCTTCACCGGCTTTCTCAAACTCCTCAGCTCCACCATCAACTGCGCCACCTTCCCCAACCTCTGCTCCGACTACCTCTCCTCCACCTTCCCTTCTCTCACCTCCGGCGCTCACCGCTCTCTCTTCATcaccctcctcatcctccttctcTCTTTCATTAACTTCACTGGTCTTACTGTCGTCGGTTACTTCGCCATTGCTCTTGGAATCATCTCCCTTCTTCCCTTCGTTCTCATGACGTTCATGGCTTCTCCGGCCGTGGTTCCGGCGAGGTGGACGGCGGTGAGGAAGAAGGTTGACTGGGGGCTTTATTTGAACACTTTGTTTTGGAATTTGAATTATTGGGACAATGCCAGCACACTCGCCGGCGAGGTTCAGGACCCTCAGAGAACTTTTCCGGTAGCCATGCTCGTCGCCGGAGTACTCACTTGTGTTTCTTATTTTGTTCCGTTGCTCGCCGTCACCGGCGCCCTCGCCGTCTCCGATGATCAATGGAGTGATGGCTTCTTTGCTGACGCTGCAG GGATGATAGGAGGGAAATGGCTAAAGATATGGACACAAGCAGGAGCAGTGTTATCAGCCATTGGACTCTATGAAGCTCAACTCAGTAGTAACACCTTCCAACTCTTAGGAATGGCAGAGCTTGGTCTCCTCCCCAAAGCACTCTCTAAAAGATCCAAATGGTTCAACACTCCATGGCTATCCATTTTGGTTTCAACTCTAATCACTCTCACAATCTCTTTCCTTAGCTTCTCTGACATCATCGCCGCCGCCAACTTCCTTTACAGTCTTGGCATGCTCATCGAGTTCGCCGCCTTCATTCGACTAAGAATTAAGCTCCCTGAGCTCAAAAGGCCTTATAAGGTTCCGATGGGGATCGCCGGAGTGGTCAGTATGTGCACCGTGCCATCTGTTATCCTTGTTTTTCTCATGGTTGTGAGTGGATGGAGAGTTTGGTTGTTAAGTGTTGCTTTGATGTTCATGGCTGTTGGTTTGTATTTTTGCATGGTTTTTTGTAGGTCAAAAGGGTGTTTTAAGTTTAGTACTGATGTGAGTCTTGAAGTCAACTCAGTTGAGGGTTTGAAAGTCAACCATGTTAATCTTTAA
- the LOC120273862 gene encoding transmembrane protein 205 — protein MAWATRFLTAVAFLAVGVVFAPDTVIGASHSSAITSAAKLAHLLCFSTAFGAALWVTFIGGIIMFKNLPRHQFGSLQGRMFPAYFTLVSTCAAVSVAAFAYLHPWRSASSIERYQLGFLLSSLGFDLSNLFVFTPMTIEMMKKRHKVERELNIGEEVGWSKNMETAKTNPKLAGMNKKFGMIHGLSSLANILSFGSLAMHSWYLAGKINL, from the exons atgGCGTGGGCAACGAGGTTCCTCACGGCGGTGGCGTTCCTCGCCGTCGGCGTGGTATTCGCCCCGGACACGGTGATCGGGGCCTCTCACTCCTCCGCCATCACATCGGCCGCCAAGCTCGCACACCTCCTCTGCTTCTCCACCGCCTTCGGCGCTGCCCTGTGGGTCACCTTCATCGGCGGCATCATCATGTTCAA GAATTTGCCGCGGCATCAGTTTGGGAGTCTGCAAGGGAGGATGTTTCCGGCGTACTTCACGTTGGTGTCAACGTGCGCCGCCGTGTCGGTAGCGGCATTCGCGTATCTTCATCCGTGGAGGTCGGCGTCGTCGATTGAAAGGTACCAGCTTGGGTTCTTGTTGTCCAGCCTAGGCTTTGATCTCTCCAACCTTTTCGTCTTTACTCCCATGACTATCGAG atgatgaagaagaggcaCAAGGTTGAAAGAGAACTAAACATTGGCGAAGAAGTCGGATGGTCGAAGAACATGGAAACCGCAAAGACTAACCCTAAACTTGCCGGAATGAACAAGAAGTTCGGCATGATCCATGGGCTATCATCTCTTGCCAATATCTTGTCATTTGGAAGCCTTGCTATGCACTCCTGGTACCTAGCTGGTAAAATCAACCTTTAA